The Neofelis nebulosa isolate mNeoNeb1 chromosome X, mNeoNeb1.pri, whole genome shotgun sequence genome has a segment encoding these proteins:
- the RIPPLY1 gene encoding protein ripply1 has translation MDSSVPAAAPVPALALALAPALPQAPEALPGLLSPSPLASRQHVGGSERGACFWRPWLSSTNDPTTEVRKLIDSATGGATGAKVTKANSEFHHPVRFFWPKSHSFDYLYSDGEILLQNFPVQATINLYEDSNSEEEEEEEEEEEEEEKEEEEKDKEEEKKEKADEKGLEECVRAPHIATAHLPFPLLMCTN, from the exons ATGGACTCTTCTGTTCCTGCTGCTGCCCCTgtcccagccctggccctggccctagCTCCAGCCCTCCCGCAGGCCCCCGAGGCACTCCCTGGCCTATTAAGTCCATCACCACTTGCTTCCAGACAGCATGTAGGTGGCAGTGAAAG AGGAGCTTGCTTTTGGAGGCCCTGGCTGTCCTCTACAAATGACCCAACAACGGAGGTGAGGAAACTTATAGactcg GCTACTGGTGGGGCAACAGGTGCCAAAGTCACCAAGGCTAACTCCGAGTTCCATCACCCTGTCAG GTTCTTCTGGCCTAAATCCCACTCTTTTGACTACCTGTACAGTGATGGGGAGATTCTGCTGCAGAACTTCCCTGTCCAGGCCACCATCAATCTATATGAGGACTCAAAcagtgaagaggaggaggaagaggaagaggaagaggaggaggaggagaaagaggaggaggaaaaggacaaagaagaggagaaaaaagagaaggcagatgAAAAGGGGCTGGAAGAGTGTGTGAGGGCACCACACATAGCCACAGCTCATCTTCCTTTCCCACTCTTGATGTGCACAAACTGA